Below is a genomic region from Neisseria arctica.
TCGGTATTACCGCCGTTTTGATTTCGGTATTTGTCCCCTTGGCGATGTTCAGTGGGGTAACAGGAAATATTTACCGACAGTTTGCCGTAACTATGGCAATTGCGATTGCTTTTTCTGCCTTTTTGGCTCTTTCGCTGACACCTGCTTTATGTGCTTCTTTGTTGAAACCAATCCCCAAAGGACAGCACCATGAAAAAACCGGATTTTTCGGTTGGTTTAACCGTAAATTTACGGCATGGACGCATGGTTATGAAGGGTGGGTTGCTAAAGTTTTACGTAAAACTTTCCGTATGATGATGGTTTATTTGGCGTTGGGTGGTATTGCGGCATTCTTATTCATGCGTATCCCCAGCTCATTCCTACCTCAGGAAGACCAAGGCAGCTTAATGATGATGGTACAGCTGCCCGCGGGCGCCACCAAAGAGCGTACGGATGCCACTTTAGCTATAGCTAATAAGGTAATCACCTCAATGCCGGAAGTGGAAAGCTTTATTGGTGTTTCGGGCTTCAGCTTTGCAGGTTCGGGACAGAATATGGGTTTTGGTTTCGTTACATTGAAAGACTGGAGTGAGCGCAAGGCTCCGGGTAGCGATGCTTCTTCTGTTGCCGGCAAGATTACCGGTGCGCTGATGGGAAGCGTGAAAGACGGTTTCGCTTTGGTATTGAATCCGCCGGCTATTATGGAGCTTGGTACAAGTTCTGGGTTTAGCATGTATTTGCAGGATCGTAATAATAACGGTCATGCCGCGTTACTTGCCAAGCGTAACGAGCTAATTGGAAAAATGCGCCAGAATCCGATGTTTAATCCGGCCAATGTGCGTTCTTCAGGTTTGGAAGATGCTCCTCAATTGAGAATTGAAATCGACCGTTTGGCAGCAGCTGCGCAAGGAATCGATTTTTCCAGCATCCGTACTGCTCTAGGGGCGGCTTTGGGGTCGGCTTATATTAATGACTTCCCGAATAATGGCCGGTTGCAACGTGTTATCGTACAGTCTGATGCTGCCTCCCGCATGCAGCCTGAGGATCTATTACGTATTACTGTACCTAACAGCTCGGGTATTGCCGTACCGCTTGCGTCGATAGCGACTGCATCTTGGCAAACGGGTATGGAACAAAGTGTTCGGTTTAACGGTTATCCGGCAATGCAGATTGACGGTGCGGCCGCGGCCGGTTATTCATCCGGTGAAGTAATGGCTGAAGTACAACGCATGGTGAATGAAATGGACGGCTACAGCCTTGAATGGGCAGGACAGTCGCGAGAGGAAGCCAAGGGTAAGTCGCAAACTATGATCCTATACGGTTTTGCTATTTTGGCTGTGTTTTTGGCTTTGGCCGCTTTGTATGAAAGCTGGTCGATTCCGTTGGCTGTGATTTTAGTGGTGCCGTTGGGGTTTTTAGGTGTGGTGCTGGGGGTAACCGGTCGCAATCTGACCGGTGGTCTTTTGGGCTTGCCACCTTCATATCTCAATGATATTTATTTCCAAGTAGGCTTGATTACGGTTATCGGTTTAAGTGCCAAAAATGCTATCTTGATTATTGAGTTTGCCAAAGACTTACAAGCCCAAGGCAAAACGGCGGTTGAGGCGGCACTCTCTGCGGCTCATTTACGCTTCCGTCCGATTATTATGACTTCGTTCGCATTTATTTTGGGTGTAGTGCCTTTATACGTGGCATCGGGTGCCAGTTCTGCAAGCCAGCGTGCCATTGGTACAACCGTATTGTGGGGTATGTTGATTGGTACAGTATTGGCTGTTTTCTTAGTGCCGTTGTTTTATGTCGTAGTGCGCAAACTCTTTAAGGGTAGTACACATGAGCAGGAACGTGCGCGGCAGCATGCGGTAGAAGTCGGCATTACGCCTGAAATGGCCGATAAGTACCTGCATGATGCGCAAACAGGTAGTCGCTCACTTGAGCATACTTATCCGACGGAAGATGAAAGCAAGGATAGTTAAGATGAAAATGACAACTATAAAACCTGTTTTGACTGCGGTGGCGGCAGGTCTCATTTTGTCGGCATGTACGATGATTCCGAAATATGAGCAACCTGCGGTGAATATACCCACTTCTTTTAAATATGATACTGCCGAGCCCGGAATCCAAGCAGCCTCTTTGGGGTGGCAGGATTATTTTGCAGACCCGCGCTTACATCGGCTGATTGAGTTGGCTTTGGCTCAGAATACGGATCTGAAGGCAGCGGCACTCAATGCAGAGGCTGTGCGTTCTCAATATATGATCAGCAGAGCCTCATTACTGCCTGGTATCAATGCCAGCGGTAGCGGCAGTCGGTCGCGTGTTGCTGCAGACCTGGCCGGAGGAGCTTCGTCTATTTCCTCTGCCTATAATATAGGTTTGGGCATTACGGCTTATGAGATAGATTTGTTCGGCAAGGCACGTAGTAATGCAGAGGCTGCTTTGCAAAGTTATTTTGCAACTGTGGCCGGTAAAGATTCTGCCCATTTGGCTTTGATTGCGGGGGTGGCAAAGGCCTATTTCAATGAGCGTTATGCCGAAGAAAGCATGAAGTTGGCGCAAAATGTTTTAAAAACCCGCGAACAAACTTATAAGCTGACTCAATTGAAGCATAAGGCAGGAGTAATATCCGCAGTCGATTTACGGCAGCAGGAAGCACTAATTGAAGCAGCGAAGGCATCTTACTCCTCTGCGGTACAAGGCAGGGAACAAGCGCGTAATGCTTTGGCGGTGTTGATTAACCAACCGTTACCTGATGATTTGCCGGATGGGTTGCCTTTAAGTAAGCAGTTTAAAATTGAGCGGCTGCCTGCCGGATTATCTTCGGAAGTATTGCTGAACCGACCGGATATTCGTGCCGCAGAATTTGCTTTGAAACAAGCCAATGCCAATATCGGAGCGGCCCGCGCCGCCTTTTTCCCGAGCATCAGTCTCACGGGTATGGTGGGAACCGGATCTACTGAGTTGAGCGGTTTGTTCGGTGCTGGTAACCGTACTTGGACATTTGCGCCCAGTATTAATCTGCCGATTTTCAATTGGGGTAGTAATGTTGCCAATTTGGACTATGCAAAATTGAAACAACAAGTAGAAGTAGTTAATTATGAAGCGGCTGTACAGTCGGCTTTCAGAGATGTTGCTGATGCTTTGGTCGCACGGGAGCAGCTGGATAAAACGTATGCGGCGAATGTTAGCCAAAGCAAAGCATATGCCGATTATTTGAGATTGGTTAATTTACGCTATAAACACGGCGTGGCCAGTGCGTTAGATTTGCTAGATGCAGAACGTAGTAGCTATGGTGCGGATACGGCTTTATTGAGCACGCAGCTTACTCGTTTGGAAAATTTAGCCGACCTATATAAAGCACTTGGAGGAGGTTTAAAGCGCTTTACTACCCAAGAAGAGCCTGTTTCTCAGTAAAATATGTTATTGATGTTATAAGTTGCTGGAGGCCGTCTGAAAATAGGATATGAATATTTTCAGACGGCATTTTTTATGAGAATTACACATGGTTTTCATCAAGCCGATTAAGCACGATTCATGAGGTAATCAGGCCGCTAGTGCAGGCTTTGCGTAAATTGAGCGTTACTTTTGGTGGCGAGTGATTTTTTATTGTTGCAAGGAGGTATTTTTTATCTTGTTAAGATTACTTGTTTGGTAAAACACAACATATTCTATTTGGTTTGCTTCTGAAATTATAGCTGTTTCAAAAAGCTACTTGAAAGAAGAGGGTATTTCGTGATATAAATCACGTTTTACTATTTTAGAAGTTTGGAGACTGACCATGGCACGAGTTTGCAAAGTGACCGGTAAGCGCCCGATGTCTGGCAACAACGTATCACACGCCAACAACAAAACCAAACGTCGTTTTTTGCCCAACTTGCAATCACGTCGTTTTTGGGTAGAGAGTGAAAACCGCTGGGTTCGCCTGCGTGTATCTAACGCAGCATTGCGCACCATTGATAAAGTAGGCATTGATGTCGTATTGGCTGATCTGCGTGCTCGCGGCGAAGCTTAATTTAACGCTTACTGAGGATTACTGCAATGCGCGATAAAATCAAATTGGAATCTAGTGCAGGTACTGGCCACTTTTACACCACTACCAAAAACAAACGCACTATGCCCGGCAAGCTAGAGATCAAAAAATTTGATCCGGTAGCCCGTAAGCATGTTATCTATAAAGAAACCAAATTGAAAT
It encodes:
- a CDS encoding efflux RND transporter permease subunit, translated to MAKFFIDRPIFAWVIAIFIIIAGLLGIQNLPVSQYPSVGAPTITLTATYPGASAQVMEDSVLSVIERNMNGVEGLDYMSTNATSSGSGTVSLTFKPNVDENLAQVDVQNKLSEITAALPATVQQNGVVVSKSRSNFLMVLMMSSKTMTTEDIADYIERNIKPEVQRIDGVGDARLFGSQRAMRIWVDPAKLQNYNLSFADVSTAISAQNAQISAGTLGALPAVAGQTISATVTVDGQLATPEEFGKIILRSNNSGANVYLQDVAKIELGSQSYSSSTRLNGEPSVGMAVMLSNSGNAMATAAAVRAKMEQLQRFFPGDLTWSAPYDTSKFVSISIEKVVHTLLEAIVLVFIVMFLFLQNIRYTLIPTIVVPISLLGAFASIWYLGMSINVLTMFAMVLVIGIVVDDAIVVVENVERIMAEEGLSPREATKKAMGQISGAVIGITAVLISVFVPLAMFSGVTGNIYRQFAVTMAIAIAFSAFLALSLTPALCASLLKPIPKGQHHEKTGFFGWFNRKFTAWTHGYEGWVAKVLRKTFRMMMVYLALGGIAAFLFMRIPSSFLPQEDQGSLMMMVQLPAGATKERTDATLAIANKVITSMPEVESFIGVSGFSFAGSGQNMGFGFVTLKDWSERKAPGSDASSVAGKITGALMGSVKDGFALVLNPPAIMELGTSSGFSMYLQDRNNNGHAALLAKRNELIGKMRQNPMFNPANVRSSGLEDAPQLRIEIDRLAAAAQGIDFSSIRTALGAALGSAYINDFPNNGRLQRVIVQSDAASRMQPEDLLRITVPNSSGIAVPLASIATASWQTGMEQSVRFNGYPAMQIDGAAAAGYSSGEVMAEVQRMVNEMDGYSLEWAGQSREEAKGKSQTMILYGFAILAVFLALAALYESWSIPLAVILVVPLGFLGVVLGVTGRNLTGGLLGLPPSYLNDIYFQVGLITVIGLSAKNAILIIEFAKDLQAQGKTAVEAALSAAHLRFRPIIMTSFAFILGVVPLYVASGASSASQRAIGTTVLWGMLIGTVLAVFLVPLFYVVVRKLFKGSTHEQERARQHAVEVGITPEMADKYLHDAQTGSRSLEHTYPTEDESKDS
- a CDS encoding efflux transporter outer membrane subunit — its product is MKMTTIKPVLTAVAAGLILSACTMIPKYEQPAVNIPTSFKYDTAEPGIQAASLGWQDYFADPRLHRLIELALAQNTDLKAAALNAEAVRSQYMISRASLLPGINASGSGSRSRVAADLAGGASSISSAYNIGLGITAYEIDLFGKARSNAEAALQSYFATVAGKDSAHLALIAGVAKAYFNERYAEESMKLAQNVLKTREQTYKLTQLKHKAGVISAVDLRQQEALIEAAKASYSSAVQGREQARNALAVLINQPLPDDLPDGLPLSKQFKIERLPAGLSSEVLLNRPDIRAAEFALKQANANIGAARAAFFPSISLTGMVGTGSTELSGLFGAGNRTWTFAPSINLPIFNWGSNVANLDYAKLKQQVEVVNYEAAVQSAFRDVADALVAREQLDKTYAANVSQSKAYADYLRLVNLRYKHGVASALDLLDAERSSYGADTALLSTQLTRLENLADLYKALGGGLKRFTTQEEPVSQ
- the rpmB gene encoding 50S ribosomal protein L28; the encoded protein is MARVCKVTGKRPMSGNNVSHANNKTKRRFLPNLQSRRFWVESENRWVRLRVSNAALRTIDKVGIDVVLADLRARGEA
- the rpmG gene encoding 50S ribosomal protein L33 — protein: MRDKIKLESSAGTGHFYTTTKNKRTMPGKLEIKKFDPVARKHVIYKETKLK